In the genome of Luteitalea pratensis, the window TGGTCAACGGCCAGCGCACCGGGCAACCAGCGCACGCAGATCGCGCCAGCCGTACCCGCCGTGGAACTCCCCGGTGTCACTGACGAGACGTTGCGCGCCGAACGCCTCATAGAAGCCGTTTGACGGATTCGAGGCCTCCCCGAAAAGCAGCATGGAGGTCACACCCCGGCCGAGAAACTGGCGCGCCACGCTGCACAGCAGGAGTCGGCCCAGGCCTTGACGCTGCACCCGTTGCAGCGCGTAGATCTTGTTCAGCTCCCCCGCGAAACCAGGCACGCCACCATCGTGCGGCGTGCCCTTCGCGAACGCCACCAGGTCCCCATCGTCGTCCTCGACGACGAAACAGAACCAACTCTCGTCGGTGACGGCAAACGCCTCGCGCCACTGTCGCTCTCGCAGTTCGTACGATGGACCACCAGGCCGGCCGGCGCGATGCGTCTCGTTGAACGTCTGTACATGCAGTTCTGCCAGCGCGGGAATGTCGTCCGTCGTTGCGCTCCGCACACGAAATGGCATCTCCGGATCAGATCGTGTCGCGCCAGGCGGCTGCCGCGCCGCTGATCTCGGACGACTCCTGAATCGGGAGCACGACCCGAGTCGTGAATTTCAGGAACGGCGTCCACGGGGCCATCGTTTTCGCCAGGTCCGCGGCGCTACTGGCTTCGATGAGGGCGACGCCGCCGCCTCCGTCTGCGAAGCCATAAAAGGCCTGGAAGCCTCCGGGGCCAGGCTGCCACTTCGAAAAGAGCTGGAGTGAACGCTTTTGATTGGCCTCAGATGTGTCGACGAAATCCCACGTCACGTGAAACAGCATTGAGTCCTCCGTTTTGCGCGCCACGAGTGGCTCGTGGCGACGCCGGGGCCGTTCTGGCGCAGGTCGCCTTTGACTGGGCCCAGCGCCACTGAACGCCCCAGCGCGGCGATCCGTACACAGCGCGCGTTTGTTCAGGCGCCGACGCGGAGGGTGCGCTTGTACCAGCCAATCCGAGCGAGAGCGAGAACGACGACTCAGGGGCGAACGGTGACCGCGGACACGAGCTGGAACTGGAGCCGCGTCTCGGCGGGCAGTTTGAGGTGCTCCTCGCCCTGGCTCGCGACCACCGCGCCGGTGATGCCGCCGACGGCCGCACCGATCGCTGCGCCTTCGCCACCACCGGCGATGCCGCCGACGATGGCGCCGAGCCCGATACCGCCGCCGACCTTGCGGCCGGTCTTCTTGCCCTCACCCTTCCCCTTGGTCTCGACGTAGGTGGTCACGATCTCGTACGAAAAACCACCGTAGGACAGGCTGTTGGCCTTGAGCGTGATCTTGTCGCTGCCCTTCATCTTGCCGGACTGCTGGACGTTCACCGCCTGCAGCGTGACACCCGCGCCGCGCGGGATCACCACCCGGCCGTTGATCATGACCGGGTCGTCCAGCAGCGCCCGGAATGTCGTGCCGGCACCGGTCGCATCGACGTCGATGCCCTGCGTGAGTCGCACGTTCAACATCGTCTGTGCGGGCACGGTGATGGGCGCCGGACGGCGCGTCGGCTCCGGTGGCGGCGTTGGCGGCTCGACACGGCGCGGCGTGAACTCGAGCGAGGCCACGTCGGCCACCGGGAACTGCGCCTTGCGGCCGTTCTTCAGCAGCACCGTGACCACCTCCTCGTCGGCGCCGACGAGGGTGCCCTCGAGCGACTGTCCTGACCGGAGCCGCACGCGGTCGGCCGACAGCGCTGCACTCGAGAGCAGGACGACCACAGCCAGGCAGATGGAGGAGCGATGAGTTGACATCTGGTTCGGCCTCTCTGGTGGCTACTGGATGATGGGCAGGGCCGCGACGATCTGCAGGTCGATGAGCAGCAGGATCTGGCTCTCGATCTGGAGGAAGCGGGCGGCGATGCGCGGTGACAACTCGGACTTGATGCGTGCGTGGTACTTCTGCTTCAGCGCCGTCCGGCGTGTCTCGAGATCGAGGGCCCGCGTCGCCAGGGAGTCGGCCATGGCGTCGGTCAGGGTCGCGTAATTGTCGGCAAACTCCTGGATGCCCTTCAGCTTCTCGTCGTTGAGCGCGCCGAGTTCGGCGTCGTACTCGCGGTAGATCGGCCAGAACGCCTTGTCCTCGGCCTCCGTGAACGCCATCAACTCGGTGATGATGGCGACCTTCTGGGCACGGATGTCCGACCGCAACAACTCGACGTAGGCACGCAGGTTGGCCTGGCGCGTGTCCTTATCACTGGCCGCCGGCGACTGCGCGATTGCCGCTGGAGCAGTGAAGCCGAGCAGAAGGAGGCATGCGCACAGTGCACGTCTGACCATCGGGGACTCCTGGTGGTGCGACAGAACCGCCCCTGGTGCGACTCCATCGAGTGTCACTTCTCTGACGAGCATGTCGCGTGCCATCGCCGCCCGGATGCCCGGCCGACGAGTGTGCGCCGAAAAGCCGCGAAAACCTCGCCCAGCGTCGGGAGGGCACGGCCCGAAGACCTACCGCATGTCGTGCGATATCCGATATGCGGGACGCTCGATGTGGCCCGGGCGCCTACGGCGACCCATTCGCCTTCACGGTGAGCGTGCCGTTCA includes:
- a CDS encoding GNAT family N-acetyltransferase, producing MPFRVRSATTDDIPALAELHVQTFNETHRAGRPGGPSYELRERQWREAFAVTDESWFCFVVEDDDGDLVAFAKGTPHDGGVPGFAGELNKIYALQRVQRQGLGRLLLCSVARQFLGRGVTSMLLFGEASNPSNGFYEAFGAQRLVSDTGEFHGGYGWRDLRALVARCAGR
- a CDS encoding DUF3303 domain-containing protein, with translation MLFHVTWDFVDTSEANQKRSLQLFSKWQPGPGGFQAFYGFADGGGGVALIEASSAADLAKTMAPWTPFLKFTTRVVLPIQESSEISGAAAAWRDTI